One window of Desulfovibrio subterraneus genomic DNA carries:
- a CDS encoding ACT domain-containing protein translates to MKVEQISVFLENKAGRLAEVTRTLTDANINIRALSLADTSDFGILRLIVSDHERAKSVLKDNGFTVGRTTVVAVEVDDKPGGLNHILSTLSANGVNVEYMYAFVQKGGENATLIFRFDRTDQALEILQKHNIPIVPGEKLYAN, encoded by the coding sequence ATGAAAGTTGAACAAATCTCAGTATTTCTGGAAAACAAGGCGGGCCGTCTGGCAGAAGTGACCCGCACACTCACAGACGCAAACATCAATATCCGCGCTCTGTCTCTGGCAGACACTTCCGACTTCGGCATCCTGCGCCTCATTGTCAGCGATCATGAACGCGCCAAGTCCGTGCTCAAGGACAACGGCTTCACCGTTGGCCGCACCACCGTTGTTGCCGTGGAAGTGGACGACAAGCCCGGCGGGCTGAACCACATTCTTTCCACCCTCAGCGCCAACGGCGTGAACGTGGAATACATGTATGCCTTCGTACAGAAGGGCGGAGAGAACGCAACGCTCATCTTCCGCTTCGACCGCACCGATCAGGCGCTGGAAATTCTGCAGAAGCACAACATTCCGATCGTACCGGGCGAAAAGCTGTACGCGAACTAA
- a CDS encoding glycosyltransferase family 2 protein: MKKFSNPVHAMRLAIVILHYGKTSLTRRLHAQLQQSDPVLAEQVFVLDNCAPEQYPDAWLRTDENLYWAGALQLALQKMDAAGYTHVWFLNNDVLFASTPPFIKRAEGRLKRLNTVLGGRGVGVYAPAVLSNPYHPQMVRKEGMQYRTVTYVDGIAPLISVDCWRELGGVDSAGNPYGYGVDVWFSLCAHEAGWHVVVDHEVAVKHIYHSTAREISGFMQTAALAEQSYLAARLGVDYKTRMDSLKQDWQDHAGL; the protein is encoded by the coding sequence TTGAAGAAATTCTCTAACCCCGTTCATGCCATGCGGCTTGCTATAGTCATTCTGCATTACGGAAAAACGTCGCTGACGCGGCGTCTGCATGCGCAATTGCAGCAGTCCGACCCTGTTCTGGCGGAGCAGGTCTTTGTGCTAGACAACTGTGCGCCTGAACAGTATCCCGACGCATGGCTGAGAACGGATGAAAACCTGTATTGGGCCGGAGCCTTGCAGCTTGCCCTGCAGAAGATGGATGCGGCAGGCTACACCCATGTCTGGTTTCTGAATAACGATGTGCTCTTTGCCAGCACGCCGCCGTTCATCAAGCGGGCTGAAGGCAGGCTGAAGCGGCTGAACACCGTACTCGGGGGCAGGGGCGTGGGCGTGTATGCACCGGCAGTGCTCAGCAATCCCTATCATCCGCAGATGGTCCGCAAGGAAGGCATGCAGTATCGCACTGTCACCTATGTGGACGGCATTGCCCCGCTCATCAGCGTGGATTGCTGGCGGGAGCTCGGCGGTGTGGACAGTGCGGGCAACCCCTACGGCTACGGCGTGGATGTGTGGTTCTCGCTGTGTGCGCATGAAGCGGGCTGGCATGTGGTTGTGGACCACGAGGTGGCCGTGAAGCATATCTATCACTCCACGGCGCGGGAAATTTCCGGATTCATGCAGACTGCCGCTCTTGCGGAGCAGTCCTATCTTGCCGCCCGCCTCGGGGTGGATTACAAAACGCGGATGGATTCCCTGAAGCAGGACTGGCAGGATCACGCCGGGCTGTAG
- a CDS encoding (Fe-S)-binding protein, with amino-acid sequence MKKQPQTSLPHGTGSIARSGHFGQVTWPVLPEAAATAAAVSADCSECMACVRQCAFLDRHGTPKALADAYTANPQKIRDLAFECSLCGLCTTICPDKADPAAMFLALRRESTAAGETLLPRYKPILGYEKLGNSPFFSCYSLPEGCDTIFFPGCTLPGKHPHATAELFARIRRTIPAAGIVLDCCNKPSHDLGRQDHFETMFGELLNFLMSHGVRTVLVACPNCHKVFSQYAPAIRVRTVYEFLHENGLPDAITQSGTLPDAAAPTVDSVAEAGADMTVTVHDPCPLRDESGTHDAVRALLDSKGIAIVEMRHNRKKTLCCGEGGTVAMRANDLALAWGEARSREAQGKTVVTYCAGCANYLGIHMKTMHILDMLFPQPETAKTAPPAGLRPYLERLKFKRYIKSLPAAVYRERPTRVGERFVSMPRLDSKKMLAAASVAAAALLWLLISHFA; translated from the coding sequence ATGAAAAAACAGCCACAGACCTCTTTGCCCCACGGCACCGGCAGCATTGCCCGATCCGGCCATTTCGGCCAGGTCACTTGGCCTGTGCTTCCGGAAGCTGCCGCCACCGCTGCAGCCGTTTCGGCCGACTGTTCCGAATGCATGGCCTGCGTGCGCCAATGTGCATTTCTGGACCGCCACGGCACCCCCAAAGCCCTTGCCGATGCCTACACCGCCAACCCGCAAAAGATACGCGACCTTGCGTTCGAATGCAGCTTATGCGGCCTGTGCACCACCATATGTCCGGACAAAGCTGACCCCGCCGCTATGTTTCTGGCGCTCCGCAGGGAATCCACCGCCGCAGGTGAAACGCTGCTGCCGCGTTACAAGCCTATTCTTGGCTATGAAAAGCTCGGCAATTCCCCCTTTTTCAGCTGCTACAGCCTGCCTGAAGGGTGCGACACCATCTTCTTTCCCGGCTGCACGCTTCCGGGCAAGCACCCCCACGCCACCGCCGAACTGTTTGCGCGCATACGCCGCACTATTCCCGCCGCAGGCATAGTGCTGGACTGCTGCAACAAGCCATCGCACGACCTTGGCAGGCAGGACCACTTTGAAACCATGTTCGGAGAATTACTCAATTTTCTGATGAGCCACGGCGTTCGCACGGTACTGGTGGCCTGCCCCAACTGCCACAAGGTATTCAGCCAATACGCTCCGGCGATCCGGGTAAGGACCGTATACGAGTTCCTGCATGAAAACGGGCTGCCCGATGCGATTACACAATCCGGCACCTTGCCCGACGCTGCCGCCCCGACTGTGGATTCGGTTGCGGAGGCTGGTGCAGACATGACCGTCACGGTGCACGACCCCTGCCCCCTGCGTGATGAAAGCGGAACCCATGATGCCGTACGGGCGCTTCTCGACAGTAAGGGCATTGCGATTGTCGAAATGCGCCACAACAGGAAGAAAACCCTGTGCTGCGGAGAAGGCGGCACAGTGGCTATGCGCGCCAACGATCTGGCTCTAGCATGGGGAGAAGCGCGCAGCAGAGAGGCGCAGGGCAAAACCGTCGTCACCTACTGCGCAGGATGTGCCAACTACCTTGGCATACACATGAAGACCATGCACATTCTCGACATGCTCTTTCCGCAGCCGGAAACAGCAAAGACCGCTCCCCCCGCAGGACTGCGACCCTATTTAGAACGCCTGAAGTTCAAGCGATACATTAAGTCACTGCCCGCCGCAGTATACCGCGAGCGCCCCACACGCGTCGGCGAACGCTTCGTCAGCATGCCACGGCTGGACAGCAAGAAGATGCTCGCGGCAGCTTCCGTTGCCGCTGCCGCATTGCTCTGGCTGCTTATTTCCCATTTTGCATAA
- a CDS encoding molybdopterin-dependent oxidoreductase — MKYISACTLDCPDACSVVIDRREDGSVSITGNPEHPFTRGFICVKGRKAYERLTSPERITAPLMKVNGEFVPTDWNTALDRIADKLKVLRDTPASILHIRSHGYRGALAEASRFLFRSLGASTTRGALCDDAGIEASIMDFGALHHNDPFDLLNAGYIINWGKDLSRSSLHIGQLIREARKNGRKVITISPGGDGNADFSDTVIRIRPGTDRFLAAAVIRKLLVRGYASSTALLKSSNWNEFKELIAAQDEDSLLNACDCSPDDLQLLANTYANIDMKPVASIIGWGIQRHVYGGENVRFINALAYLSGQVGRKGGGVYFNISSGRNLNTDWADNAGTPARRLLLPAIGKEILEATPPIKFLWADGSNFVNQTPDAATNIKAMDSIEFKVVVDAFMTDTALRADIILPCALNHEREEILGSCLHNCVQYSAPVFTPAGQSQHDFDIMTDLASRLDIAAPTREEVLRMAIDVPHLSTTLEEMREQGFAVAEHPPVAWEDYEFAHPDGKYRLPDALHTEPLPPKGYPLRLMSLVHKEYLHSQMPEKEQSAKPTVWVNPGIPVLGTLDSNKPIYLATPKGRIEVQVEIIVGLHPECIIIRRGGWMKFGNSANPIIEARITDIGETAAYYSQYTRLEN, encoded by the coding sequence ATGAAGTACATTTCCGCCTGCACACTCGATTGTCCCGATGCCTGTTCCGTTGTCATAGACCGCAGGGAAGACGGCAGTGTTTCCATCACCGGCAACCCGGAACACCCCTTCACCAGAGGCTTCATCTGCGTGAAAGGCCGCAAGGCATATGAACGCCTGACCAGCCCGGAGCGCATTACCGCGCCGCTTATGAAGGTGAACGGTGAATTCGTTCCCACGGACTGGAATACCGCCCTTGACCGCATTGCGGACAAACTGAAGGTGCTGCGGGACACGCCCGCCTCCATTCTGCACATACGCTCGCACGGGTATCGCGGTGCGCTGGCCGAAGCCAGCCGCTTTCTGTTCCGCAGCCTTGGTGCCAGCACCACGCGGGGGGCATTGTGCGACGATGCGGGCATAGAAGCCAGCATCATGGATTTTGGCGCCCTGCATCATAACGATCCCTTCGATCTGCTCAATGCCGGATATATCATCAACTGGGGCAAGGACCTGTCCCGCTCCTCGCTGCATATTGGCCAGCTGATCCGCGAGGCCCGCAAGAACGGAAGAAAGGTCATCACCATTTCCCCAGGTGGCGACGGAAACGCAGATTTTTCAGACACCGTCATCAGAATCCGTCCCGGCACGGACCGCTTTCTCGCGGCCGCAGTCATCCGCAAGCTACTTGTCCGTGGCTATGCCTCATCCACCGCCCTGCTCAAGTCTTCCAATTGGAACGAGTTCAAAGAGCTTATCGCCGCGCAGGATGAAGATAGCCTGCTCAACGCCTGCGACTGCTCTCCGGACGACCTGCAGCTGCTTGCCAACACCTACGCCAATATCGACATGAAGCCCGTTGCCAGCATCATCGGCTGGGGGATTCAACGCCATGTATACGGCGGAGAAAACGTCCGGTTCATCAACGCGCTGGCGTATCTTTCCGGCCAGGTGGGACGCAAGGGCGGCGGCGTATATTTCAACATTTCCTCCGGCCGCAACCTGAATACGGACTGGGCAGACAATGCGGGCACTCCCGCCCGCCGACTGCTGCTGCCCGCCATCGGCAAGGAGATTCTCGAAGCAACACCCCCCATCAAGTTCCTGTGGGCGGATGGCAGCAACTTCGTCAACCAGACACCGGACGCGGCCACCAACATCAAGGCCATGGATTCCATCGAATTCAAGGTGGTTGTGGATGCGTTCATGACGGACACGGCCCTGCGCGCAGACATCATCCTGCCTTGCGCCCTGAACCATGAACGCGAAGAGATTCTGGGTTCCTGCCTGCACAACTGCGTGCAGTATTCCGCTCCCGTCTTCACACCCGCCGGACAGTCACAGCACGATTTCGACATCATGACCGACCTTGCCTCGCGGCTGGACATTGCTGCCCCCACCCGAGAAGAGGTATTGCGCATGGCGATTGATGTGCCTCACCTTTCCACCACGCTGGAAGAAATGCGCGAGCAGGGTTTTGCCGTTGCCGAGCACCCTCCCGTAGCGTGGGAAGACTACGAGTTCGCGCATCCGGACGGAAAATACCGCCTGCCCGATGCGCTGCACACCGAACCGCTGCCTCCCAAAGGCTATCCCCTGCGGCTCATGTCGCTGGTGCACAAGGAATACCTGCACTCGCAGATGCCGGAAAAAGAACAGAGCGCCAAACCCACCGTATGGGTTAATCCCGGCATTCCGGTTCTGGGTACGCTCGACAGTAACAAACCCATCTACCTTGCAACCCCCAAGGGGCGCATAGAGGTTCAGGTGGAAATCATAGTGGGGCTGCACCCCGAGTGCATCATCATCCGCCGCGGCGGGTGGATGAAGTTCGGCAACAGCGCAAACCCCATTATCGAGGCGCGCATCACGGACATAGGGGAAACCGCAGCCTACTACAGCCAGTACACGCGGCTTGAAAACTGA
- the dapB gene encoding 4-hydroxy-tetrahydrodipicolinate reductase, whose protein sequence is MSVLVIVMGANGRMGNTIANMVQASDKHTLAAVVERPGNTQRLDSWGCLVGTDLDEVLPKVPGGVVIDFTAPEASLAHAEAAARHGNPIVIGTTGLNDEQKARLAEIAKITRVFWSPNMSVGVNVLLKVLPDLVKHLGELYDLEMVELHHNKKKDSPSGTAIRLAECLAEARGWNLKDVANYHREGIIGERPKEEIGVQTIRGGDVVGVHTVYCMGPGERIEVTHQAHSRETFAAGSLRAAQWIEQQQPGKLYSMSDIF, encoded by the coding sequence ATGAGCGTATTAGTGATCGTTATGGGTGCCAATGGCCGTATGGGTAACACCATTGCCAATATGGTGCAGGCAAGTGACAAGCATACGCTGGCAGCCGTGGTGGAACGCCCCGGCAACACGCAGCGTCTGGATTCATGGGGATGTCTTGTGGGCACCGATCTTGATGAAGTGCTGCCCAAGGTTCCTGGCGGTGTGGTCATCGACTTTACCGCGCCCGAGGCAAGCCTTGCCCATGCGGAAGCCGCAGCCCGCCACGGCAACCCCATTGTCATAGGCACCACCGGCCTGAACGATGAGCAAAAGGCCCGTCTGGCAGAAATTGCCAAGATTACCCGCGTGTTCTGGTCGCCCAACATGAGCGTAGGCGTGAATGTGCTGCTCAAGGTGCTGCCCGATCTGGTGAAGCATCTGGGCGAACTGTACGATCTTGAAATGGTGGAGCTGCACCACAACAAGAAGAAAGACTCCCCCAGCGGTACCGCTATCCGCCTTGCTGAATGCCTTGCGGAAGCACGCGGCTGGAACCTGAAGGATGTTGCCAACTATCACCGCGAGGGCATCATCGGCGAGCGCCCCAAAGAAGAGATCGGCGTGCAGACCATTCGCGGCGGCGACGTGGTGGGCGTGCACACCGTCTACTGCATGGGCCCCGGCGAACGTATCGAGGTGACACATCAGGCCCATTCCCGCGAGACCTTCGCAGCCGGTTCTCTGCGTGCCGCTCAGTGGATTGAGCAGCAGCAGCCCGGCAAGCTCTATTCCATGTCGGACATTTTCTAA
- a CDS encoding RtcB family protein, whose translation MAKKKHHAQHKTAPALFKDIQLIRQSDAEWQIPQQSPMRVPCHVFATDAVRATLDSATLRQACNVATLPGIVTASMVMPDAHSGYGFPIGGVAAFDPDAGGVICAGGVGFDIACGVRTLVTGLTPDDVLGKRTQLADALFRSIPCGVGTGGAIPLTSVSLEAMLTGGAKWAVAHGYGTQADLDHTEEGGFMRGARPEFVSAEAKKRFMDQLGTLGSGNHYMEVQRVTDIYDATAAQAFGIAVDDILLSIHCGSRGLGHQIGTDFLPRMADKADYFGITLPEKELACAPIFSDLGQEYLGAMRAGINCALANRQVLTHLARGVFAECYSHSRLRMIYDVSHNTCKEEQHVVNGKKRLLHVHRKGATRAFGPGHPELPAFCRSVGQPVIVGGSMGTPSYILAGCTDSAKSFCSANHGAGRSMSRTTARKTIHGKDMLAVLDRMGITIRTSDMRSIAEEAPEAYKNINAVVEATEKAGLARRVARAVPLICIKG comes from the coding sequence ATGGCCAAAAAGAAACACCACGCACAGCACAAGACAGCCCCTGCCCTGTTCAAGGACATACAGCTGATCCGCCAGTCGGATGCCGAATGGCAGATTCCGCAGCAATCCCCCATGCGCGTGCCCTGTCATGTCTTTGCCACCGATGCCGTCCGTGCCACGCTGGATTCCGCCACACTACGGCAGGCCTGCAACGTGGCCACCCTGCCCGGCATAGTAACTGCCAGCATGGTCATGCCGGATGCCCACAGCGGATACGGTTTTCCCATTGGCGGGGTTGCGGCCTTTGATCCTGACGCGGGCGGCGTCATCTGTGCAGGGGGCGTGGGCTTTGACATTGCCTGCGGCGTCCGCACGCTGGTAACGGGGCTCACACCGGACGATGTGCTCGGCAAACGCACGCAGCTCGCGGACGCTCTCTTCCGCAGCATTCCCTGCGGCGTGGGTACCGGAGGGGCAATTCCCCTCACCAGTGTCTCGCTTGAAGCCATGCTCACCGGCGGCGCCAAATGGGCCGTGGCGCACGGCTATGGCACACAGGCCGATCTGGACCATACCGAAGAAGGAGGTTTCATGCGCGGGGCACGCCCCGAATTCGTTTCGGCAGAAGCCAAGAAACGGTTCATGGACCAGCTGGGTACACTCGGCTCCGGCAACCACTATATGGAAGTGCAGCGCGTTACCGACATATATGATGCCACGGCAGCACAGGCCTTCGGCATTGCCGTTGACGACATTCTGCTCTCCATACACTGCGGTTCACGCGGGCTGGGCCACCAGATAGGCACGGATTTCCTCCCCCGCATGGCGGACAAAGCAGACTATTTCGGCATTACTCTGCCCGAAAAAGAGCTGGCCTGTGCTCCCATTTTTTCAGATCTCGGGCAGGAGTATCTGGGAGCCATGCGCGCGGGCATAAACTGCGCCCTCGCCAACCGGCAGGTACTGACCCATCTGGCGCGCGGCGTATTTGCCGAGTGCTATTCCCACTCCCGGCTCAGGATGATCTATGACGTGTCGCACAATACTTGCAAGGAAGAGCAACACGTGGTGAACGGCAAAAAACGCCTGCTCCATGTGCACCGCAAGGGAGCCACACGCGCTTTCGGACCGGGACACCCCGAGCTGCCAGCATTTTGCCGCTCCGTGGGCCAGCCGGTCATCGTCGGGGGCAGCATGGGCACACCATCGTATATCCTTGCAGGCTGCACTGATTCCGCCAAGAGCTTCTGCTCGGCGAATCACGGAGCGGGCAGGTCCATGAGCCGCACCACGGCCCGCAAAACCATACATGGCAAGGATATGCTTGCCGTGCTGGACCGCATGGGTATTACGATTCGCACTTCCGACATGCGGAGTATTGCGGAAGAAGCGCCGGAAGCTTACAAGAATATCAACGCCGTGGTCGAGGCCACGGAAAAGGCAGGACTCGCCCGGCGCGTTGCACGGGCCGTTCCTCTCATCTGCATCAAAGGTTGA
- the ligA gene encoding NAD-dependent DNA ligase LigA, with the protein MAGSSLSSDAAERAAQLRKLLQHHNYRYYVLDDPEVTDAEYDILFRELRALEEAHPELATPDSPTRKVGGEVMSELESRSHTLRMYSLDNAFSAEEFNDFVQRIVRLEPQADMQFWVDPKMDGLAMELIYENGVFTAALTRGDGETGEVVTHTMRTVDNLPLRLRDEAGVVPARLEVRGEVVMSRKDFAAMNARQRKEGGKLFANPRNAAAGSVRQLDSRVAASRPLMFLAYGVGVVEWADGASRWNSQQEIMEGLGHLGFQTPPETRLCTGPEEVLAHFDMLGAKRDELPFEIDGMVAKLNDLALQRALGFTARFPRWAIAFKFPAQQARTRLLDIQIQVGRTGVLTPVAHLEPVEVGGVVVSRATLHNEDEIRAKDLMINDMVIIQRAGDVIPEVVRAVAEERTGEELVFDFPAECPVCGSRASREEGEAAWRCMNMACPAVVRQSIIHFVSKAGLDVQGVGKKWIEQLVDRGVVKTPVDLFALTRLQLMGFERMGPKLAQNFVDAFAMVKTSATLPRLICALGIRHVGEQTARVLANHFHTLDALKGAITEELTALPDVGPEVAASIRSFFANEGNIALLEQFRTIGLWPVQEEAAAPAPGDHPLAGKRMVFTGTLPTLKRSAAQKMAEEVGALIAGSVSAKVDYVVAGDDAGSKLAKAQQLGVAVISEEEFLRLHAAVGAVSEGTGAEEISANEIDTSEIVTGEIGAEEISTDDSGDDETGTDGVSAHETGQGEAEPVEAGEDEAQGDSGEPVETSAGDDVEPLVGAHPEPSAPDSGAVPDSGPELGATDASASVSTSDAPEQVKPKKDASAKGIKKDQHSLI; encoded by the coding sequence ATGGCCGGTTCCTCCCTTTCTTCTGATGCTGCCGAACGTGCTGCGCAACTGCGCAAGCTGCTGCAGCATCACAACTACCGCTATTACGTGCTGGATGATCCGGAAGTAACGGATGCAGAATACGATATTCTGTTCCGCGAGTTGCGTGCGCTGGAAGAGGCGCACCCCGAACTGGCAACGCCGGATTCCCCCACCCGCAAGGTAGGCGGCGAGGTGATGTCCGAGCTGGAATCGCGCTCCCATACTCTGCGCATGTACAGCCTCGACAACGCCTTCAGTGCTGAGGAGTTCAACGACTTTGTGCAGCGTATAGTGCGCCTTGAGCCGCAGGCCGATATGCAATTCTGGGTGGACCCCAAGATGGACGGTCTTGCCATGGAACTCATCTATGAAAACGGTGTGTTCACGGCGGCCCTGACGCGCGGCGATGGCGAAACAGGTGAAGTGGTGACGCATACCATGCGCACCGTGGACAATCTGCCGCTCCGGCTGCGCGATGAAGCCGGTGTGGTGCCTGCCCGCCTTGAAGTGCGCGGCGAAGTGGTGATGAGCCGCAAGGACTTTGCCGCCATGAACGCCCGTCAGCGCAAAGAGGGGGGCAAACTGTTCGCCAATCCCCGCAACGCTGCAGCGGGCTCCGTGCGGCAGCTCGATTCCCGCGTTGCAGCTTCGCGTCCTCTCATGTTTCTTGCCTACGGTGTGGGCGTGGTGGAATGGGCAGACGGTGCTTCCCGCTGGAATTCACAGCAGGAAATCATGGAAGGGCTCGGCCACCTCGGTTTTCAGACACCGCCGGAGACGCGCCTGTGTACCGGTCCCGAAGAAGTGCTGGCGCATTTCGACATGCTCGGTGCCAAGCGTGACGAGCTTCCCTTCGAGATTGACGGCATGGTGGCCAAGCTGAACGATCTTGCCCTGCAGAGGGCGCTTGGCTTTACGGCCCGTTTTCCCCGCTGGGCCATAGCCTTCAAGTTCCCCGCGCAGCAGGCCCGTACCCGTCTGCTGGATATCCAGATTCAGGTGGGGCGCACAGGTGTGCTGACTCCGGTTGCGCATCTTGAACCAGTGGAGGTGGGCGGTGTTGTCGTCTCCCGTGCCACCCTGCACAATGAAGACGAAATCCGCGCCAAGGACCTGATGATCAACGACATGGTGATCATCCAGCGTGCGGGTGACGTGATACCTGAAGTGGTCCGCGCCGTAGCCGAAGAACGCACGGGCGAAGAACTTGTTTTCGACTTTCCCGCCGAGTGCCCCGTGTGTGGCTCCAGGGCTTCACGCGAAGAGGGCGAGGCTGCGTGGCGGTGCATGAACATGGCCTGTCCTGCTGTTGTGCGGCAGTCCATTATCCACTTTGTCTCCAAGGCCGGTCTTGATGTGCAGGGCGTGGGCAAGAAGTGGATAGAGCAGCTTGTGGACCGTGGCGTGGTGAAGACCCCTGTGGACCTCTTTGCACTGACCAGATTACAGCTCATGGGCTTTGAGCGCATGGGTCCCAAGCTGGCGCAAAATTTTGTGGATGCCTTTGCCATGGTGAAGACTTCCGCGACCTTGCCCCGCCTTATCTGCGCGCTCGGCATTCGCCATGTGGGCGAGCAGACTGCACGGGTGCTGGCGAACCATTTTCATACTCTCGATGCCCTGAAGGGTGCCATCACCGAGGAACTGACCGCCCTGCCGGACGTGGGGCCGGAAGTGGCCGCCTCCATCCGCTCGTTCTTTGCCAACGAAGGGAACATTGCCCTTCTGGAGCAGTTCCGCACCATCGGCCTGTGGCCCGTGCAGGAAGAAGCGGCAGCACCGGCCCCAGGAGATCACCCTCTGGCCGGAAAGCGCATGGTGTTCACGGGAACCCTGCCCACGCTCAAGCGTTCGGCCGCGCAGAAGATGGCGGAAGAGGTGGGAGCCTTGATCGCGGGCAGCGTATCCGCCAAGGTGGATTACGTAGTTGCCGGTGACGATGCGGGCAGCAAGCTTGCCAAGGCGCAGCAACTCGGCGTTGCCGTGATCTCGGAAGAGGAATTTCTGCGTCTTCACGCAGCTGTCGGCGCGGTGTCTGAAGGGACTGGTGCGGAAGAAATCAGCGCAAACGAAATCGACACAAGTGAAATCGTTACCGGCGAAATAGGTGCGGAAGAAATCAGTACGGACGATTCCGGTGACGACGAGACCGGTACGGACGGAGTTTCTGCGCACGAAACAGGACAAGGCGAAGCCGAACCTGTTGAAGCTGGTGAAGACGAAGCACAAGGTGATTCCGGAGAACCGGTTGAAACATCAGCCGGAGATGACGTAGAACCCCTTGTCGGGGCGCATCCAGAACCGTCTGCCCCTGATTCCGGCGCAGTACCCGATTCCGGTCCTGAACTTGGTGCAACGGATGCTTCCGCGTCTGTAAGCACTTCAGATGCTCCAGAGCAAGTCAAGCCGAAGAAGGACGCCTCTGCAAAGGGGATAAAGAAAGATCAGCACAGCCTTATCTGA
- a CDS encoding NAD+ synthase — translation MRIALLQCNPVVGDVVGNVRRIREAVESAASQGADLCVTPELAVCGYPPRDLLFREYFAEACWAALEGLAEELAAAATPMPAVLIGTPVRNAEPVGNGVFNSAVLLDGGTVTVVANKTLLPTYDVFDERRYFEPGRGCGRVVVAGRRIGVTICEDVWNDKSFWTDHRFYDTDPVAELLDGSVDLLVNLSASPFSLGKQAIREKMLSSLSARHGVPVVYANQVGGNDDLVFAGKSMAFDHMGRLIARGLGFAEDVVLADPFAGTGIVHEDDAAPEAQAWQALVLGTRDYARKCGFSKVVLGLSGGIDSALVAAVAAEALGPDNVLGVLMPSPYSSKGSVDDSLELGRSLGIRTEIIPIEPMMRAFDSALEPVFAGRQPDVTEENIQSRIRGNLLMGISNKLGAMLLTTGNKSELSVGYCTIYGDMAGGLAVISDVPKTLVWSISRWLNKTKGREVIPVAIIDKIPSAELRPDQKDTDSLPEYEVLDAILKAYIEERHSRAALLAKGFAHADVDRVLHLVRISEFKRRQAPPGIKITDRAFGTGWRMPVACRVNLPEGLM, via the coding sequence ATGCGTATCGCTCTGCTGCAGTGCAATCCGGTTGTGGGAGATGTGGTGGGCAATGTCCGCCGCATCCGGGAAGCCGTTGAATCCGCGGCAAGTCAGGGTGCAGACCTGTGTGTCACTCCCGAGCTTGCGGTGTGCGGGTATCCTCCCCGCGATCTGCTGTTCCGCGAATATTTTGCGGAAGCCTGCTGGGCTGCCCTTGAGGGACTGGCAGAAGAGCTGGCTGCGGCGGCAACGCCCATGCCCGCCGTGCTCATAGGCACCCCCGTGCGCAACGCCGAGCCGGTGGGGAACGGAGTATTCAACAGTGCCGTGCTGCTGGATGGCGGCACGGTAACTGTTGTTGCCAACAAGACTTTGCTGCCCACCTACGATGTATTTGATGAACGCAGATACTTTGAACCGGGCAGGGGCTGCGGGCGTGTGGTAGTGGCGGGCAGACGCATCGGCGTGACCATCTGCGAGGATGTGTGGAACGACAAGAGCTTCTGGACTGACCACAGGTTTTACGACACCGACCCCGTGGCGGAATTGCTGGACGGCAGCGTGGACCTGCTGGTGAACCTTTCCGCATCGCCGTTCTCGCTTGGCAAGCAGGCCATACGGGAGAAGATGCTATCTTCCCTGTCCGCCCGCCATGGCGTGCCGGTGGTGTATGCGAATCAGGTCGGCGGCAATGACGACCTTGTCTTTGCAGGCAAGAGCATGGCCTTTGACCATATGGGCAGGCTGATTGCCCGCGGGCTCGGCTTTGCCGAAGATGTGGTGTTGGCTGATCCCTTTGCCGGAACCGGTATAGTGCATGAAGACGATGCCGCGCCGGAAGCACAGGCGTGGCAGGCCCTTGTTTTGGGTACCCGTGACTATGCCCGCAAGTGCGGTTTTTCCAAGGTGGTTCTGGGCCTTTCCGGCGGTATAGATTCCGCCCTTGTGGCCGCTGTTGCGGCAGAAGCTCTCGGGCCGGACAACGTGCTCGGTGTGCTCATGCCGTCGCCGTATTCCAGCAAGGGCAGTGTGGATGATTCGCTGGAGCTGGGGCGCAGCCTTGGCATACGCACCGAGATCATTCCCATTGAACCCATGATGCGTGCCTTTGACTCCGCGCTTGAACCGGTGTTTGCGGGCAGGCAGCCTGATGTGACGGAAGAGAATATCCAGTCGCGCATCCGTGGCAATCTGCTCATGGGCATTTCGAACAAGCTTGGTGCCATGTTGCTGACCACGGGGAACAAGTCGGAACTGTCCGTGGGCTATTGCACCATCTACGGCGACATGGCTGGCGGACTTGCCGTTATTTCAGACGTACCCAAGACCCTTGTGTGGTCCATTTCGCGTTGGTTGAATAAGACCAAGGGCAGGGAAGTGATTCCTGTCGCCATCATCGACAAAATCCCCTCTGCGGAACTGCGGCCTGACCAGAAAGATACGGACAGCCTGCCCGAGTACGAAGTGCTGGACGCCATTCTCAAGGCCTATATTGAAGAACGGCACAGCCGCGCGGCTCTGCTCGCCAAGGGATTTGCTCATGCGGATGTGGACAGGGTGCTGCACCTTGTGCGTATTTCCGAGTTCAAACGCCGTCAGGCACCGCCCGGAATCAAGATAACTGACCGGGCCTTTGGTACCGGCTGGCGCATGCCCGTTGCCTGCAGAGTGAATCTGCCGGAAGGGTTGATGTAG